A portion of the Bacteroides faecium genome contains these proteins:
- a CDS encoding SusC/RagA family TonB-linked outer membrane protein: MKKNLFRFSSRRFLFSTVMASALVTGAPQAVFANVGEVQAVSQTGAIKGKIVDSYGEPVIGANVKVKGTTNGTITDMNGNFTLNNVSGGTLVISFIGYKTLEVSVKGTNLAKIIMHEDTEVLDEVVVVGYGTQKKESLTGSVTVVDQKLFKDKGTVANPLSAMQGQVPGLRITRSSAAPGEEGWGVSIRGSVSKNKVEPLLIIDGVPASGVSEMAQLNADDIETINFLKDASAAIYGAKAAGGVILVTTKRPDAGKTRVEYSGSVTRKIVGLQPRMMSMDEWTDGVLQARLNDGYGEDDNWVRYARLAKAMKGSWINLHGGNNPDEDPIPGGFRGVADFVFHDMNWTDVLWGNATSTQHNLSVSGGSEKSTYRLSLGYLNDQGTLQWGNNSNERYNVRLFNSFKINNRISLETNMSASRQHQVAPTQIGSILGSSIPQPGLPVSTIDGKPYAWGGIHTPNWSAELGGDNKLVVTTMNVNEILKVNILDGLDFQGTLGYSTNNAARDEQYLSVDWYQYDGTPILNENSPYPAKEKSSYTKSSARTDNYTASAFLTYKKLFDEVHDISLMGGVQYDYAAYDYSGTKAMDVEAAIESLNGKGQIYIDKVDRWEEAILSYFGRLNYNYKSRYMVEVNARYDGSSKFLPKNRWNFFWGASAGWRITEEKFMENLRDYVNELKLRASYGEVGNQNGIGRYDGIQLYNYKSNSGALLGNSKGTYVESAGLVSTVRTWERIYNYNLGIDFGFLNNRLTGTFEVFKKKNDNMLVSRLHPGVLGGTAPSTNSGKFEANGYDASLTWRDKIGGFNYHVGGTLTYMTNKLVDGGNIVVSAGYNEAVNGYPLNSVFGYRYVGKVQNQEQLDYYVDKYVGSNSIALPANLRLGDHMYEDVNKDGKLTQDDLVFLGSDDPKYSFSFNFGCEWKGFDFNTVFQGVGKRTIYREIDSWKVPFKAIWLNTTNQSVGNVWSPETPNNHFPTYSNSNDINNYNYIPSTWSADNGAYLRLKEIVLGYTLPKAWMNKSGFISNLRIYVSGADLWEKSYITDGWDPEATRKVENKQRYPFNRTVTFGVNATF; this comes from the coding sequence ATGAAAAAAAATCTCTTCAGATTCTCATCGAGAAGATTTCTATTCTCTACGGTGATGGCCTCTGCCCTTGTAACAGGTGCTCCGCAGGCGGTATTTGCCAATGTGGGAGAAGTGCAGGCTGTTTCGCAGACTGGGGCAATCAAAGGTAAAATCGTGGATTCCTATGGCGAACCTGTTATTGGTGCCAATGTCAAAGTGAAAGGCACTACCAATGGTACGATAACGGATATGAATGGAAACTTTACTTTGAATAATGTATCAGGTGGTACGTTAGTGATTTCTTTTATTGGTTATAAGACGTTGGAAGTTTCTGTAAAAGGGACGAATCTGGCTAAAATTATCATGCACGAAGATACAGAGGTGCTGGATGAAGTTGTTGTGGTAGGTTATGGTACTCAGAAAAAAGAATCGTTGACAGGCTCGGTAACAGTGGTCGACCAAAAACTTTTTAAGGACAAAGGTACAGTGGCCAATCCGCTCTCGGCTATGCAAGGTCAGGTTCCGGGCTTACGCATCACCCGCTCGTCGGCTGCTCCCGGCGAAGAAGGATGGGGTGTCTCAATCCGTGGCTCTGTCTCAAAGAACAAGGTAGAACCTCTTTTGATTATTGACGGTGTACCAGCCAGTGGTGTCAGCGAGATGGCTCAACTCAATGCCGACGACATCGAAACCATTAACTTCCTGAAAGATGCTTCGGCTGCTATTTATGGCGCAAAAGCAGCGGGTGGTGTGATTTTGGTAACTACCAAACGTCCCGATGCCGGCAAAACCAGAGTGGAATATAGCGGTTCGGTTACACGTAAAATTGTGGGTTTGCAGCCTCGCATGATGAGCATGGACGAATGGACGGACGGTGTGCTCCAAGCCCGTTTGAATGACGGCTATGGCGAAGACGACAACTGGGTGCGCTATGCCCGTTTGGCCAAAGCGATGAAGGGGAGTTGGATTAATCTGCATGGTGGAAACAACCCCGATGAAGATCCCATTCCGGGAGGATTCCGTGGTGTGGCCGACTTTGTGTTTCACGATATGAACTGGACTGATGTGCTGTGGGGAAACGCCACTTCTACCCAGCATAACCTCAGCGTAAGCGGAGGTTCGGAAAAATCGACCTACCGACTTTCGTTGGGGTATTTGAACGACCAAGGGACGCTGCAATGGGGGAACAACTCGAACGAACGCTATAACGTACGTTTATTCAACAGTTTCAAGATAAACAACCGTATCAGCTTGGAAACCAATATGTCAGCTAGTCGTCAGCATCAAGTGGCTCCTACACAGATTGGTAGTATATTGGGTAGCAGCATACCGCAGCCTGGGCTACCGGTTTCGACTATTGATGGCAAACCGTATGCGTGGGGAGGCATTCATACCCCCAACTGGTCTGCCGAATTGGGTGGTGACAACAAACTTGTGGTGACCACAATGAATGTGAACGAGATTTTGAAAGTGAACATTTTGGATGGTCTTGATTTTCAGGGAACTTTGGGATACTCAACGAACAATGCGGCCCGTGACGAACAATATCTTTCGGTTGATTGGTATCAATACGACGGCACTCCAATTCTGAATGAGAACTCTCCCTATCCCGCAAAAGAAAAATCATCGTATACTAAAAGTTCTGCGCGTACCGACAATTACACGGCATCAGCTTTCCTCACTTATAAGAAATTATTTGATGAGGTTCATGACATATCGCTTATGGGAGGTGTGCAATACGACTATGCCGCTTACGATTATAGCGGCACCAAAGCAATGGACGTGGAAGCGGCAATCGAATCGCTTAACGGTAAAGGACAAATCTACATAGACAAAGTAGACCGTTGGGAGGAAGCCATTCTCTCTTATTTCGGTCGCTTGAATTATAACTACAAGTCGAGATATATGGTCGAAGTGAATGCTCGTTACGACGGCTCTTCGAAATTTTTGCCCAAGAATCGCTGGAACTTCTTCTGGGGCGCATCAGCCGGATGGCGTATCACTGAAGAAAAATTCATGGAGAACTTGCGTGACTATGTGAATGAACTGAAACTACGTGCCTCATATGGTGAGGTAGGTAACCAAAATGGTATCGGACGCTATGACGGCATCCAACTTTACAACTACAAATCGAACAGCGGCGCTTTGTTGGGCAACTCGAAAGGAACCTATGTGGAATCTGCCGGACTGGTGAGCACCGTGCGTACTTGGGAACGTATCTACAACTATAACTTGGGTATTGACTTTGGATTCCTCAACAATCGCCTTACGGGTACGTTCGAGGTCTTTAAAAAGAAAAACGACAATATGCTGGTTTCGCGTCTGCACCCCGGTGTATTGGGTGGAACCGCTCCCAGTACTAATAGCGGTAAGTTTGAAGCCAATGGTTACGATGCCAGCTTGACTTGGCGTGACAAGATAGGCGGTTTCAACTACCACGTTGGCGGTACGTTAACCTATATGACCAACAAACTCGTTGATGGAGGTAACATCGTAGTGAGCGCAGGTTATAACGAAGCTGTGAATGGCTATCCACTCAACTCGGTGTTTGGCTACCGCTACGTGGGCAAAGTACAAAACCAAGAACAACTGGACTATTACGTGGACAAATATGTGGGCAGCAATTCTATCGCCCTACCTGCCAACTTGCGTTTGGGCGACCACATGTATGAAGATGTGAACAAAGACGGCAAACTGACACAAGACGACCTTGTATTTCTCGGTTCCGACGACCCCAAATATTCGTTCTCGTTTAATTTCGGATGCGAGTGGAAAGGATTCGATTTCAATACCGTGTTTCAAGGTGTGGGCAAGCGTACCATCTATCGTGAAATTGACTCTTGGAAAGTGCCTTTCAAAGCTATTTGGCTGAACACTACCAACCAGTCGGTAGGTAATGTATGGAGTCCTGAAACTCCTAACAATCATTTTCCTACTTATTCAAACAGTAATGACATCAATAACTACAACTACATTCCCTCTACCTGGTCGGCCGATAACGGAGCTTATCTGCGTCTCAAAGAGATTGTACTAGGTTACACATTGCCAAAGGCATGGATGAATAAGAGCGGTTTCATCAGCAACCTGCGCATTTATGTATCGGGCGCTGACTTGTGGGAAAAATCGTATATCACCGATGGTTGGGATCCCGAAGCCACCCGCAAAGTGGAAAACAAGCAACGCTATCCGTTTAACCGCACCGTGACTTTCGGTGTGAATGCCACATTCTAA
- a CDS encoding RagB/SusD family nutrient uptake outer membrane protein, with amino-acid sequence MKKIAYILGIICAMTMQSCLDLEPKTQLADTNYWKSPEHFKLFATQFYGWSADFRWLDDSQHADIRSDLFAGSTVNIYSNGTNSIPSSDKHYTDNYNRIRQTNTLLQQADAYEQQADIAISVGEARFFRAYCYFELLQAYGDLIITRTPLDIDSPEMQKARNPRTEVADFIIDDLKEAAKLLPVDKAISSSDEGRLSSEAALAFLSRVALYEGTWEKFHNGGQNTERIKDLLNTAAQAAHDVMVGGAFELFAPQELGTEAYKYLFILENEKSNPASINKTGNKEYIFTRRHDPVINSIGFNITQGRLGNALYVTRKMANMYLQSNGLPINPQTWNYTKVDDEYKNRDNRMNNQLMVPGQTYWGTNGGRIDWSGNAAEIANASHRNFMPQTGTGYFPHKWCSERDGVPTGMEAYDFPVIRYAEVLLNYAEAVFERDGQISDEDLAISLNLTRKRINPEMPDLTNDFVTANNLDMRTEIRRERTIEFFDENFRIDDLKRWKTAEDEMPMNLTGVKWKGTDFENRWPDASFKDKDGEGCIIHEKGRNWHEKHYLLPLPTDQLKLNSNLKQNPGWNQ; translated from the coding sequence ATGAAAAAAATAGCATATATTTTAGGAATCATTTGCGCCATGACCATGCAGTCGTGTTTAGACCTTGAGCCCAAGACGCAATTGGCGGATACCAACTATTGGAAGTCGCCCGAACACTTCAAACTTTTTGCTACCCAGTTCTACGGCTGGTCGGCCGACTTTCGATGGCTCGACGACAGTCAGCACGCTGATATTCGCTCGGACTTGTTTGCCGGTAGCACGGTGAATATCTATAGTAATGGAACGAACAGTATTCCGTCATCCGACAAACATTATACCGACAATTACAATCGTATTCGTCAAACCAATACTTTATTGCAACAAGCCGATGCGTATGAACAACAAGCCGACATCGCCATTTCGGTGGGGGAAGCCCGTTTCTTCCGTGCTTATTGTTACTTCGAGTTGTTGCAGGCCTACGGTGACCTTATCATTACCCGCACGCCGCTCGACATCGACTCGCCTGAGATGCAGAAGGCCCGCAATCCGCGTACCGAGGTGGCTGACTTCATCATTGACGACTTGAAAGAAGCCGCTAAACTATTACCCGTCGATAAGGCTATCAGCAGCAGCGACGAAGGTCGCCTCTCCAGCGAAGCTGCTTTGGCATTTCTTTCACGTGTAGCCCTCTATGAAGGTACATGGGAGAAATTCCATAATGGTGGTCAAAATACCGAACGTATAAAAGATTTGCTCAATACCGCAGCACAGGCGGCTCATGATGTAATGGTGGGCGGAGCATTCGAGCTTTTTGCTCCTCAAGAATTGGGTACGGAAGCCTACAAATATCTCTTTATCTTGGAGAATGAAAAGTCGAATCCTGCCAGTATCAATAAAACAGGTAATAAAGAGTATATCTTTACCCGCCGCCACGACCCTGTAATCAATTCTATCGGCTTCAACATCACACAAGGGCGTTTGGGCAATGCCTTGTACGTTACTCGAAAAATGGCTAATATGTATCTGCAAAGCAATGGATTGCCCATCAATCCCCAAACGTGGAATTACACGAAAGTGGATGATGAATATAAAAATCGCGACAACCGCATGAACAATCAGCTTATGGTGCCCGGACAGACTTACTGGGGTACAAACGGCGGACGCATCGATTGGAGCGGCAATGCTGCCGAAATAGCCAATGCCTCGCATAGGAACTTCATGCCTCAAACGGGTACAGGCTACTTTCCCCACAAGTGGTGTAGCGAACGCGACGGAGTGCCTACCGGTATGGAAGCCTATGACTTCCCCGTTATCCGCTATGCTGAGGTATTGCTGAACTATGCCGAAGCCGTGTTTGAACGCGATGGACAAATATCGGATGAAGACTTAGCCATCAGTTTGAACCTGACACGCAAACGCATCAACCCCGAAATGCCTGACTTGACTAACGACTTTGTTACGGCAAATAATTTGGATATGCGCACAGAGATTCGTCGTGAGCGTACCATCGAATTTTTCGATGAGAATTTCCGCATTGATGATCTGAAGCGTTGGAAAACGGCCGAAGACGAAATGCCGATGAACCTCACCGGTGTGAAGTGGAAAGGTACCGATTTTGAAAACAGATGGCCTGATGCTTCCTTTAAGGACAAAGATGGCGAAGGTTGCATTATCCACGAGAAAGGACGCAACTGGCACGAAAAGCATTACTTATTGCCACTGCCCACCGACCAGCTCAAACTGAACTCCAACTTGAAACAAAATCCGGGTTGGAACCAATAA
- a CDS encoding sigma-70 family RNA polymerase sigma factor, whose amino-acid sequence MENINMKSTQLVADSYKSYHHSVYLYIYYKIGKDEEAKDLSQDVFLRLMDYKQILRPETVKHFIFAICRNLVTDYLRRFYKAQEVTSYLFDRIPTCTNEVESQIIANNLLTCEWERANQLPEQRRKIYIMSRFENKSSADIAAQLGISSRTVENHLFISRKEIREYIQQCI is encoded by the coding sequence ATGGAAAATATAAACATGAAATCCACTCAACTGGTTGCTGACTCTTATAAGAGTTATCATCATTCCGTTTATCTTTATATCTATTATAAAATAGGTAAGGACGAAGAAGCAAAAGACCTGTCACAAGATGTCTTTTTGCGTTTGATGGACTATAAGCAGATATTGCGTCCGGAAACAGTGAAACATTTTATATTCGCGATTTGCCGGAATCTGGTAACGGACTATTTGCGTCGTTTTTACAAAGCTCAAGAAGTAACATCATATCTTTTCGACCGGATTCCTACTTGTACCAATGAAGTGGAGAGCCAGATCATTGCCAATAATCTATTGACATGTGAATGGGAGAGAGCCAATCAGCTTCCTGAACAACGTCGGAAGATTTATATCATGAGTCGTTTCGAAAATAAATCCTCGGCTGATATTGCCGCCCAATTGGGAATTTCTTCCCGTACGGTGGAAAACCACTTGTTTATCAGTCGGAAAGAAATCCGTGAGTATATCCAACAGTGTATCTAA